In Mus musculus strain C57BL/6J chromosome 9, GRCm38.p6 C57BL/6J, one genomic interval encodes:
- the A4gnt gene encoding alpha-1,4-N-acetylglucosaminyltransferase isoform X1: MFCVKKADRSTLLAIISLYCHLFPSAYYLYIITYVLFWQVVYVRITRATSNELCCLKERLAGLEDMLKEIYLSLSLVLVFACGLLYQLTMRSQCFFACLPPFSFPQGLDGLLRSGRSIMFIETSERVEPPPMVSCAVESAAKIYPEQPIIFFMKGLRDSVQLTSNTSYPAFSLLSAINNVFFVPLDMERLFKDTPLFSWYTKVNSSTEKHWLHVSSDAARLAIIWKYGGIYMDTDVISLQPIPEENFLAAQGSRHSSNGVFGFLPHHPFLWACMENFVEHYDSTIWGNQGPQLMTRMLRVWCRLKDFHGLGDLKCLNISFLHPQRFYPIPYPQWKRYYQVWDKEPSFNESYALHLWNYMNKEGKTVVRGSKTLVENLYQKHCPKTYRVLIQGAEGTVSKKPGTGSR; encoded by the exons ATGTTTTGTGTGAAGAAGGCTGATCGCTCTACACTGTTAGCTATAATATCTTTATATTGTCATCTATTTCCATCTGCATACTACCTATATATTATCACCTATGTATTGTTCTGGCAG GTTGTCTACGTCAGGATCACCAGGGCGACTTCTAATGAACTCTGTTGCTTGAAGGAGAGGCTGGCAGGGCTGGAGGACATGCTGAAGGAAATttatctctccctgtccctggtcCTGGTGTTTGCCTGTGGCCTGCTGTACCAGCTCACCATGAGGTCTCAGTGcttctttgcctgcctgcctcctttcTCATTTCCACAGGGACTGGACGGCCTCCTGAGGAGTGGACGAAGCATCATGTTTATAGAGACCTCTGAAAGGGTGGAGCCACCTCCGATGGTCTCCTGTGCTGTGGAGTCTGCTGCTAAAATCTATCCTGAGCAGCCCATCATCTTCTTCATGAAAGGACTCAGGGACTCCGTACAGCTGACTTCAAATACCAGCTACCcagccttctccctcctctcGGCCATTAATAATGTTTTCTTTGTGCCTTTGGACATGGAAAGACTGTTCAAAGACACACCCTTGTTTTCGTGGTACACAAAA GTCAACAGCAGTACAGAGAAACACTGGCTCCACGTCAGCTCCGACGCAGCCCGCCTGGCCATCATCTGGAAGTACGGAGGCATCTACATGGACACTGACGTCATCTCCCTTCAGCCCATCCCTGAGGAGAACTTCCTGGCAGCCCAGGGCTCCCGACACTCCAGTAACGGGGTATTTGGGTTCCTCCCCCACCACCCCTTCCTGTGGGCCTGCATGGAGAACTTTGTAGAGCACTATGACTCAACCATTTGGGGCAACCAAGGTCCCCAGTTGATGACAAGGATGTTACGGGTGTGGTGTCGTCTTAAAGACTTCCACGGGTTGGGTGACCTGAagtgtttgaatatttctttcCTTCATCCCCAGAGATTTTACCCCATCCCTTATCCACAGTGGAAGCGCTACTACCAAGTGTGGGACAAAGAGCCCAGCTTCAATGAGTCCTACGCACTGCATTTGTGGAACTATATGAATAAAGAGGGCAAGACTGTGGTTAGAGGAAGCAAAACTCTGGTGGAAAATCTCTATCAAAAGCACTGTCCTAAGACTTATAGGGTTCTGATTCAAGGTGCAGAAGGGACAGTGTCCAAGAAGCCAGGCACAGGTTCCAGGTAG
- the A4gnt gene encoding alpha-1,4-N-acetylglucosaminyltransferase isoform X2: MLKEIYLSLSLVLVFACGLLYQLTMRSQCFFACLPPFSFPQGLDGLLRSGRSIMFIETSERVEPPPMVSCAVESAAKIYPEQPIIFFMKGLRDSVQLTSNTSYPAFSLLSAINNVFFVPLDMERLFKDTPLFSWYTKVNSSTEKHWLHVSSDAARLAIIWKYGGIYMDTDVISLQPIPEENFLAAQGSRHSSNGVFGFLPHHPFLWACMENFVEHYDSTIWGNQGPQLMTRMLRVWCRLKDFHGLGDLKCLNISFLHPQRFYPIPYPQWKRYYQVWDKEPSFNESYALHLWNYMNKEGKTVVRGSKTLVENLYQKHCPKTYRVLIQGAEGTVSKKPGTGSR, encoded by the exons ATGCTGAAGGAAATttatctctccctgtccctggtcCTGGTGTTTGCCTGTGGCCTGCTGTACCAGCTCACCATGAGGTCTCAGTGcttctttgcctgcctgcctcctttcTCATTTCCACAGGGACTGGACGGCCTCCTGAGGAGTGGACGAAGCATCATGTTTATAGAGACCTCTGAAAGGGTGGAGCCACCTCCGATGGTCTCCTGTGCTGTGGAGTCTGCTGCTAAAATCTATCCTGAGCAGCCCATCATCTTCTTCATGAAAGGACTCAGGGACTCCGTACAGCTGACTTCAAATACCAGCTACCcagccttctccctcctctcGGCCATTAATAATGTTTTCTTTGTGCCTTTGGACATGGAAAGACTGTTCAAAGACACACCCTTGTTTTCGTGGTACACAAAA GTCAACAGCAGTACAGAGAAACACTGGCTCCACGTCAGCTCCGACGCAGCCCGCCTGGCCATCATCTGGAAGTACGGAGGCATCTACATGGACACTGACGTCATCTCCCTTCAGCCCATCCCTGAGGAGAACTTCCTGGCAGCCCAGGGCTCCCGACACTCCAGTAACGGGGTATTTGGGTTCCTCCCCCACCACCCCTTCCTGTGGGCCTGCATGGAGAACTTTGTAGAGCACTATGACTCAACCATTTGGGGCAACCAAGGTCCCCAGTTGATGACAAGGATGTTACGGGTGTGGTGTCGTCTTAAAGACTTCCACGGGTTGGGTGACCTGAagtgtttgaatatttctttcCTTCATCCCCAGAGATTTTACCCCATCCCTTATCCACAGTGGAAGCGCTACTACCAAGTGTGGGACAAAGAGCCCAGCTTCAATGAGTCCTACGCACTGCATTTGTGGAACTATATGAATAAAGAGGGCAAGACTGTGGTTAGAGGAAGCAAAACTCTGGTGGAAAATCTCTATCAAAAGCACTGTCCTAAGACTTATAGGGTTCTGATTCAAGGTGCAGAAGGGACAGTGTCCAAGAAGCCAGGCACAGGTTCCAGGTAG